The stretch of DNA ACCAGTCTCTACGATATCCTACCAATTGGTGCTCTAGTGCATGTAAGTGAGCCGTGCTATAGTGGCGGTGATGGGGTCTCATAAAACCTCCAGTCTGAGCATGGGCGATGCAACGTCGTGAGATCGAAGGTTCGTGCCGTGACCCGGCATTTTAAACAGCATCGAGAAGAATCTCGTACCTCCGGCCAGCCATGGATGTCATCGGAATTGCTCGACTTGGCAAGAACAAGGTTCAGAGCAGCTTTGCGAGACGAGGCCGCGAGAGAGGACTTCGCTGTGCTCGCTCATGCCTGGAGAATGCTAGGGCTGGTCGACATGATCTCACTGGGGGCAGTTATGCCCCCGGGAAAGATCGGATTCGTCTCAGAAGAGAACCGGGGGCTACGCGCAGCTGGCTATCTCCACAGCTTGTAATCTGTAGTAGACGAATCATGCTCCGCCATAAACACCGGATTCGAGCTTCAAGTGGCGTGCGTTGCTGGCAACGGAGCTCGCAAATGATGAGCTTTAGGCACAGTCTCATTCAGCTGGAGAACATGTGCTTAAATTTCTCGATTTTGGTCGAAATGTACTTCTCCACTTCAGGGCTTTTGATGCCCTCTTTTCCACCGGTTTTCCACGCGATTGGTATCATAGGCACTCGTTCCACCACTCGTACCTCTCTGTTCGGCCCTTCAACAGCTCGGATCTTTTCAGGATTGTTTGTCAACAGCCGAATGCCTCGCTCGCCGCCTAGTCCTAGGTCCAACAGGATCGCTGTTGCAAGGCCGTACGATCGCGCATCGCCGGGATGTCGCAAGAGAATATTCGCTTCCATTGTGTCATGTCCCAAATCTTGTAAGTTGTAAGCCTGCAGCTTGGCCAGCAACCCAATgcctcgtccttcttgccGCAGATACACTATTACGCCTCCAGAAGACGGTAGACGCTCCGGATGCTTTTCATCAACGGGTGTACTCGATCCCGAAGGAGCGGGCAACGACATCAGTCGGGCTGCTTCGTCCAGCTGCTCACCGCAGTCACAGCGTGCAGACCACACGGTCTCACCCGTGTAGCATTCGGAATGAATTCGCACTAGTGGCGGGCCAAGGTTTGGCGGGTATGAGGAGTAGCTCCAGGGATCTGTATCTGAGGATGCTTGCTCCGCAGACTCAGACGGGGGAGTCGGAGAGCCATTGGGCTGTGCACCGGGTGCCAAGGGAGCCACACCGGCGTCTTTGCGTATTTGCTCGAGTCTGCTGTGTGTGCGACCGGGAAACAATGTGCCAGTGTACGCGCCTCTGATCATGCGGTCCCGTTCCGTTTCGCCGGGCCTGGGGGCGTCCAGGCTGCGGCTGCGAATGTGGGGACCGAAGACGATGGCCATGTGCTCCTTGTTGTCGACATTGTTGTGATAGAGGTGCAGAAACATCTCCTGCCCCGTGGTGGTGGGAATCCTCGCGCGGACTTCGCAAGTCACTTCGGGTATCTGGTCAAGCAGTTTCGGCGCCGCGTCCCCCACCTGCCCCTCATTGTGCTGATGCGGTATGCTTTTGGCCAATCTGTCATGTCGCTGGCCATCGTGAAACGGAGTGTGCGGCGGCGTGAAGGCTGGACTGAtcagcggcggcggtgctCCGGCATGATGGGAGAAATCAGCGTCCAAGTCCAAGTCAGAGGGAGCGGGGTGTTGATCGCGGCCGGCTTTGTCATCGTGGAGCGGCGTGCCGGCGGGAGTCAGCGTCGGCGACGCGATCGATGGGAAATCAGGCATAGTGAACGCGCTCCGCCAAACAAAAAGAATTCAAAACAGTGGTGATGCAGGAGATTGTGCGGGCACATGTTTATGGTGTAACCTTCAGTAGTAAGTAAGCAACTGCAGGGCCGAGGCCGGCCGGGAATGATGACATGCCATTGCATGGTCTTCCACGGAACGAGCACGCCAGAAAAAGAGGGTCGCACGACTGCCCTTTGCCGAGCTGCGCATCTTTTCCGACCCCAATCCGCGTCTCACTTTCTTGACATATTGTGTTCCAATCATCACGCTCGATTCCAAGCGCGAATGCATCGAGCTCTCAACTTACAGATCGCCATCGGCGCAAACACATCGTGCGACCCATTGTGCCCGAGTTGAACAGTTGCAATGGCATTCGGCGATATCGTACTTCTCCGA from Cercospora beticola chromosome 1, complete sequence encodes:
- a CDS encoding uncharacterized protein (BUSCO:EOG09261UWT) codes for the protein MPDFPSIASPTLTPAGTPLHDDKAGRDQHPAPSDLDLDADFSHHAGAPPPLISPAFTPPHTPFHDGQRHDRLAKSIPHQHNEGQVGDAAPKLLDQIPEVTCEVRARIPTTTGQEMFLHLYHNNVDNKEHMAIVFGPHIRSRSLDAPRPGETERDRMIRGAYTGTLFPGRTHSRLEQIRKDAGVAPLAPGAQPNGSPTPPSESAEQASSDTDPWSYSSYPPNLGPPLVRIHSECYTGETVWSARCDCGEQLDEAARLMSLPAPSGSSTPVDEKHPERLPSSGGVIVYLRQEGRGIGLLAKLQAYNLQDLGHDTMEANILLRHPGDARSYGLATAILLDLGLGGERGIRLLTNNPEKIRAVEGPNREVRVVERVPMIPIAWKTGGKEGIKSPEVEKYISTKIEKFKHMFSS